Proteins from a genomic interval of Paenibacillus sp. FSL H8-0048:
- a CDS encoding extracellular solute-binding protein, producing MKRSEGSRSARKGLFMLLAMIMLLSVLSGCGGNGENAGAGEKEPAADSGKTDGTAKGEKPLELTLMLPIFKTNYPKDGSPVAAKLEELTNTKIHFEWVPNASYADKFNITLASGKLPDIMYVGDVKASSFVNAARSGAFWEVGPYLKDYPNLSGAKEVILNNSAIDGKNYGIYRGRALGRNGVVFRKDWMEKLGLDNPKTVDDFYNMLRAFKEQDPDGNGQADTYGMVLVKWTGQWASGFDTMKLWFGSPNKWGVQEGKLVPEHEYPGYLEALKFMKKLYDEQLINADFAVMDSSKWNDPVVNNKAGVIVDVVDNAARLDDKIHAALEKEGKDEPERHYMDVIGGVSGADGALHTLPTSGFSGMLAIPKSSVKTEEELKQVLAFLDRLNDEDLQTMLNYGMEGVHYKLVDGYIERSSDTVLLESEVEGLNQMLPFIPEDKAKQVKQTPLRLKQTEVQKTNEATIVTNPAEALISAVYTQKGSQLDNVINDARIKFIVGQMDEAGLKSAFEVWRKTGGDELVKEMNELYASAGK from the coding sequence TATTGTCCGGCTGCGGCGGGAATGGGGAGAATGCAGGAGCAGGAGAGAAGGAGCCTGCCGCAGACAGCGGGAAGACGGACGGTACAGCCAAGGGGGAGAAGCCGCTTGAGCTGACGCTGATGCTGCCGATTTTCAAGACCAATTATCCGAAGGACGGCAGTCCGGTCGCCGCCAAGCTGGAGGAGCTGACAAACACCAAAATCCATTTCGAATGGGTGCCGAATGCGTCGTATGCCGACAAATTCAACATTACGCTGGCTTCCGGCAAGCTGCCTGATATTATGTATGTAGGTGACGTGAAAGCGTCCAGCTTCGTCAATGCGGCCAGATCCGGCGCGTTCTGGGAGGTGGGTCCGTATCTCAAGGATTATCCGAATCTCAGCGGGGCGAAGGAGGTCATTCTGAATAACTCGGCCATCGACGGCAAGAATTACGGGATCTACAGAGGGCGGGCGCTGGGACGTAACGGCGTGGTGTTCCGCAAGGACTGGATGGAGAAGCTGGGGCTTGACAATCCGAAGACTGTGGATGATTTCTATAATATGCTGCGAGCGTTCAAGGAGCAGGACCCGGACGGCAACGGCCAGGCGGATACGTACGGCATGGTGCTGGTCAAGTGGACCGGCCAGTGGGCCAGCGGCTTCGATACGATGAAGCTGTGGTTCGGTTCCCCGAACAAGTGGGGCGTGCAGGAGGGGAAGCTTGTGCCTGAGCATGAATACCCCGGGTATTTGGAAGCGCTTAAATTCATGAAAAAGCTCTACGACGAGCAGCTGATCAACGCCGACTTCGCGGTGATGGACAGCTCCAAATGGAATGATCCGGTCGTCAACAACAAGGCCGGTGTCATTGTCGATGTGGTCGATAACGCAGCCCGGCTGGATGACAAGATTCATGCTGCTCTCGAAAAAGAAGGCAAAGATGAGCCGGAACGCCATTATATGGATGTCATCGGCGGTGTGAGCGGAGCGGACGGTGCGCTGCATACTCTTCCGACCTCCGGCTTCTCCGGCATGCTGGCGATTCCGAAGTCTTCGGTCAAGACCGAGGAGGAGCTGAAGCAGGTGCTGGCCTTCCTGGACCGGCTGAATGACGAGGATCTGCAGACGATGCTGAACTATGGAATGGAAGGCGTGCATTACAAGCTGGTGGATGGATATATCGAACGCTCCAGCGATACGGTTCTGCTGGAATCGGAAGTGGAGGGCCTGAACCAGATGCTGCCGTTCATCCCGGAGGACAAGGCGAAGCAGGTGAAGCAGACGCCGCTGCGGCTGAAGCAGACCGAGGTACAGAAGACCAACGAAGCGACGATTGTGACCAATCCGGCCGAAGCGCTGATCTCGGCAGTCTACACGCAAAAAGGCTCGCAGCTGGATAACGTAATCAACGATGCGCGTATCAAATTCATTGTCGGCCAGATGGATGAGGCCGGTTTGAAGTCTGCTTTTGAGGTATGGCGGAAGACTGGCGGAGATGAGCTTGTGAAGGAAATGAATGAATTGTACGCCTCAGCGGGCAAGTAA